The following coding sequences are from one Danio rerio strain Tuebingen ecotype United States chromosome 21, GRCz12tu, whole genome shotgun sequence window:
- the LOC141379940 gene encoding uncharacterized protein, translating to MEIKEEPCRIKEEETEEPIEDDGNAQTFRHKQAGKTAAIGAFRCSECGKTYKHKISFNTHMRTHTRGMYTCTHCGKDFTVKGDLIVHMRTHTGERPFTCTQCNKSFTDKRKLKLHMRLHTGIRPHTCTQCGRSFIDKGNLTVHMRIHTGEKPYTCTQCGKSFTDKANLNVHMRIHTGERPYKCTECEKSFAHKNSLKIHLLSHSGEKPFSCDQCGKTFISAAYLKQHLQVHAAVKPHMCFCGKSYKKMEKLKIHQRNHTGERPYACSHCGKSFASSKSLKRHERRHTEEKPR from the exons ATGGAGATTAAGGAAGAACCCTGCAGAATAAAAGAGGAAGAGACTGAGGAACCAATAG AAGACGATGGAAATGCACAAACTTTCAGACATAAACAAGCTGGAAAAACTGCAGCCATAGGAGCTTTCAGGTGCTCTGAGTGCGGGAAGACCTACAAACATAAAATCAGTTTCAACACACACATGAGGACTCACACCAGAGGAATGTACACGTGCACTCACTGCGGAAAGGATTTCACTGTGAAAGGAGATCTGATCGTACACATGAGGACTCACACCGGAGAAAGAcctttcacatgcactcagtgtaacAAGAGTTTCACAGATAAAAGAAAGCTGAAGTTACACATGAGACTTCACACGGGGATAAGACCACACACCTGCACTCAATGTGGGAGGAGTTTCATAGATAAAGGAAATCTGACAGtgcacatgaggattcacaccggagagaaaccgtacacctgcactcaatgtggaaagagtttcacagATAAAGCCAATCTGAATGtgcacatgaggattcacactggagaaaggcCGTATAAGTGCACTGAATGTGAAAAGAGTTTCGCACACAAAAACAGTTTAAAGATTCACCTGCTCTCTCACTCTGGAGAGAAGCCGTTCAGCTGTGATCAGTGCGGTAAAACATTCATATCAGCAGCATACTTAAAACAACACCTTCAAGTTCACGCTGCCGTAAAGCCTCACATGTGTTTCTGTGGGAAAAGCtataaaaaaatggaaaagttAAAAATACACCAGAGGAATCACACTGGGGAGAGGCCGTATGCATGCTCACACTGTGGAAAGAGTTTCGCTTCTTCAAAATCGTTAAAACGTCATGAGAGACGTCATACTGAGGAAAAGCCGCGGTAA
- the si:dkey-50i6.6 gene encoding uncharacterized protein si:dkey-50i6.6 yields MEIKEEPCRIKEEETEEAIDEDGNAVGSQTEQTFAQALKTKHEESFSCTECGKTYKHKDSLYKHKRVHGEKVLFICTECGKSYSDKYTFRDHQLSHAAVKPFSCDQCDKTFVLEKHLRQHLQVHSAVKPHACFCGKRYTTIYKLREHQVIHTEPHVCSDCGNTFSSLTNLKRHQNIHTGEKPYQCSHCERSFSQPGGLKAHEKVHTGEKPYVCSDCGKRFGTTSNLITHRRIHTGEKPYQCSHCGKSFSHSDSLKAHEIIHTGVKPHVCSDCGKSFSTSSKLRKHERIHTGERPYQCSHCGKCFGQSETLRVHERTHTGVKPYICLTVGGDLVHQEA; encoded by the exons ATGGAGATTAAGGAAGAACCCTGCAGAATAAAGGAGGAAGAGACAGAGGAGGCAATag ATGAAGATGGAAATGCAGTCGGCTCACAGACTGAACAAACGTTCGCACAAGCTCTAAAGACTAAACACGAAGAATCGTTCAGCTGCACTGAATGTGGGAAGACTTACAAACATAAAGACAGCCTTTACAAACACAAAAGGGTTCACGGTGAAAAAGTTTTATTCATATGCACCGAGTGTGGGAAGAGCTACTCGGATAAATACACGTTCAGAGATCATCAGCTCTCTCACGCTGCAGTAAAGCCGTTCAGCTGTGATCAGTGCGATAAAACATTTGTGTTGGAAAAACACTTGAGACAACATCTtcaagttcattctgctgtgaagcCTCACGCGTGTTTCTGCGGGAAACGTTACACAACGATATACAAGTTAAGAGAGCATCAGGTTATTCATACTGAACCTCATGTGTGCTCCGACTGTGGGAACACCTTCAGTTCACTAACCAACTTAAAAAGACACCAGAatatccacactggagagaaaccctaTCAGTGTTCACACTGTGAGAGGAGTTTCAGTCAGCCAGGAGGCCTGAAAGCTCATGAGAaagttcacactggagagaaaccctacGTGTGTTCAGACTGCGGGAAGAGATTTGGTACGACCAGTAACTTAATTACACACcggaggattcacactggagagaaaccgtatcaGTGTTCACACTGTGGAAAGAGCTTCTCTCATTCAGATTCTTTGAAAGCTCATGAGATTATTCACACTGGAGTGAAACCTCATGTGTGCTCCGACTGCGGGAAGAGCTTTAGTACATcaagcaaattaagaaaacacgagaggattcacactggagagagaccgtaTCAGTGTTCACACTGTGGAAAATGTTTTGGTCAGTCAGAAACCTTGAGAGTACATgagagaactcacactggagtCAAACCATATATATGTTTGACCGTGGGCGGAGATTTAGTTCATCAAGAAGCTTAG
- the si:ch73-299h12.1 gene encoding uncharacterized protein si:ch73-299h12.1 → MEIKEEPCRIKEEETEEAIDEDGNAVGSQTEQTFRQTEKTEVEESFSCSECGKTYSDEYTFSDHQLSHSEIKTFSCDQCGKTFVLEKHLRQHLQDHAPVKPHVCFCGKSYTTIYKLREHQVIHTEPHVCSDCGNTFSSLTNLKRHQNIHTGEKPYQCSHCERSFTQPGGLKAHEKVHTGEKPYVCSDCGKSFGTTSNLNTHMRIHTGEKPYTCTQCGKSYSDKGNLNVHMKIHTGEKAFSCSECGKSFAHKNTLKDHQLSHSGVKLFSCDQCDKAFINAAYLKRHLPVHADVKPHLCFCGKSYGTMAKLKRHQRVHSGERPYTCSYCAKSFPYSESLKAHERTHT, encoded by the exons ATGGAGATTAAGGAAGAACCCTGCAGAATAAAGGAGGAAGAGACAGAGGAGGCAATag ATGAAGATGGAAATGCAGTCGGCTCACAGACTGAACAAACCTTCAGACAAACTGAAAAGACTGAAGTCGAAGAATCGTTCAGCTGCTCTGAGTGTGGGAAGACTTACTCAGATGAATACACGTTCAGCGATCATCAGCTCTCTCACTCTGAAATAAAGACGTTCAGCTGTGATCAGTGCGGTAAAACATTTGTGTTGGAAAAACACTTGAGACAGCATCTTCAAGATCATGCTCCTGTGAAGCCTCACGTGTGTTTCTGCGGGAAAAGTTACACAACGATATACAAGTTAAGAGAGCATCAGGTTATTCATACTGAACCTCATGTGTGCTCCGACTGTGGGAACACCTTCAGTTCACTAACCAACTTAAAAAGACACCAGAatatccacactggagagaaaccctaTCAGTGTTCACACTGTGAGAGGAGTTTCACACAACCAGGAGGCCTGAAAGCTCACGAGAaagttcacactggagagaaaccctacGTGTGTTCAGACTGCGGGAAGAGTTTTGGTACGACTAGtaacttaaacacacacatgaggattcacaccggagagaaaccgtacacctgCACTCAATGTGGAAAGAGTTACTCCGATAAAGGAAATCTGAACGtgcacatgaagatccacacagGAGAAAAAGCGTTCTCATGCAGtgaatgtggaaagagtttcgcACACAAAAACACTCTCAAAGATCATCAGCTCTCTCACTCTGGAGTAAAGCTCTTCAGCTGTGATCAGTGCGATAAagcatttataaatgcagcatatTTAAAGCGACACCTTCCTGTTCACGCTGATGTGAAGCCTCACTTGTGTTTCTGTGGGAAAAGCTATGGAACAATGGCTAAGTTAAAAAGACACCAGCGGGTTCACTCGGGAGAGAGACCGTACACATGTTCATACTGTGCAAAGAGTTTCCCTTATTCAGAATCACTGAAAGCTCACGAGAGAACTCACACTTGA